Proteins encoded together in one Amblyraja radiata isolate CabotCenter1 chromosome 11, sAmbRad1.1.pri, whole genome shotgun sequence window:
- the LOC116978385 gene encoding uncharacterized protein LOC116978385: protein MQWFTNQRTIYGKVTALGTKTGSAGSTLTESSTPSPSTSQQHRSRHISSIDLTTPGGAEEGTDGNSIKSLNNTVRDGIKLLEEGHLRPNSFTQRAVDFCQAIMEEEINEGQWDFVWNMINGAITMRNKKLMEARAPEAQRPLVPQPRPPHFYDQYTDRTYGLPRAMGAHPPFRAEQRHSPSPLMFTEQQPARNPPLPFVYGEGRAQTPFQEGADGFADVNDSS from the exons atgCAATGGTTCACTAATCAGAGGACCATCTATGGAAAGGTCACCGCACTTGGGACCAAAACAGGGTCAGCTGGCAGCACACTGACAGAAAGCTCCACGCCGAGTCCATCCACCAGCCAACAGCACCGCAGTAGGCACATTTCCAGCATCGACCTCACCACACCcggaggtgctgaagaagggacagATGGAAACAGCATTAAAAGT CTCAATAATACTGTTCGAGACGGTATTAAATTGTTGGAGGAAGGACACCTGAGACCGAACAGCTTTACGCAGAGGGCAGTAGACTTCTGTCAAGCTATTATGGAAGAAGAAATAAATGAAGGACAATGGGATTTTGTATGGAATATGATCAATGGGGCAATCACTATGCGAAATAAAAAG ttaaTGGAAGCACGTGCACCTGAGGCGCAGCGTCCACTGGTTCCTCAGCCTCGCCCGCCTCACTTCTATGACCAG TATACAGATAGGACATATGGATTGCCGCGTGCAATGGGAGCACATCCACCATTCCGTGCTGAACAG AGACACTCACCATCACCACTGATGTTTACAGAGCAGCAGCCTGCTAGAAATCCACCTTTGCCTTTTGTTTACGGAGAGGGCCGTGCACAAACACCATTTCAAGAAGGGGCAGATGGTTTCGCTGACGTCAATGACTCCAGTTAA